The Chiloscyllium plagiosum isolate BGI_BamShark_2017 chromosome 20, ASM401019v2, whole genome shotgun sequence genome has a window encoding:
- the oser1 gene encoding oxidative stress-responsive serine-rich protein 1, whose product MELESKGGEDEESLQMAFKKLKVDSEHAGPASVRINPETTTSRTSVRGSPDGAKPRTTCTSKESWHGSTRKPARGAIRTQRRRRSKSPILHPPKFTYCSSATPAASCPVKHSNQTEAYQTLTVKLPKECCKAGQPEDVFGAKVPTVFSLESSEDSAGNGAETGSSSPLDSPKLASAAALELSHPTSDFQSLSKLHQTDPCCCSRKEKCCCKRWQDVEVYSFTGLRNVISECERGVAEVRQRTSPCRRTRTGSGVSGSPRSCSEEARTFVEDITIEDLSGYMEYYLYIPKKMSHMAEMMYT is encoded by the exons ATGGAATTGGAGAGCAAAGGTGGTGAGGATGAGGAGAGCCTGCAGATGGCGTTCAAAAAACTTAAAGTGGACTCTGAGCA TGCCGGACCTGCATCAGTCCGTATAAATCCTGAAACAACAACTTCAAGGACATCTGTACGAGGCAGTCCTGATGGAGCTAAACCTAGGACAACGTGTACTTCCAAAGAAAGCTGGCATGG TTCAACTAGAAAGCCAGCTCGAGGAGCCATCAGAACACAGCGACGACGACGTTCCAAATCACCAATTCTTCATCCTCCTAAATTTACCTATTGCAGTTCTGCAACTCCTGCAGCCAGCTGTCCGGTGAAACATAGCAACCAAACAGAGGCCTACCAGACCCTTACTGTCAAACTTCCAAAAGAGTGCTGCAAAGCCGGACAGCCTGAAGATGTGTTTGGTGCTAAAGTTCCAACAGTCTTCTCCTTAGAATCATCAGAAGACTCTGCTGGCAATGGTGCTGAAACTGGCAGCAGCTCCCCACTTGATTCTCCAAAACTGGCATCGGCAGCTGCCCTGGAGTTGAGTCACCCAACCTCTGATTTCCAGTCCCTGTCAAAGCTTCACCAGACCGACCCATGCTGCTGCTCACGAAAGGAGAAATGCTGCTGCAAACGATGGCAAGATGTTGAGGTATACTCCTTCACTGGACTTCGCAACGTCATATCGGAGTGCGAGAGAGGCGTGGCTGAGGTCCGCCAGCGCACATCACCTTGCAGAAGAACTCGGACGGGCTCTGGGGTCTCGGGCTCCCCGCGTTCCTGCTCTGAGGAGGCCAGGACATTTGTTGAAGACATCACAATTGAAGATCTTTCGGGATATATGGAATATTACCTGTACATTCCGAAGAAAATGTCTCACATGGCAGAAATGATGTACACCTAA